In Nocardia asteroides, the following proteins share a genomic window:
- a CDS encoding cytochrome P450: MSTPTGTGACPITGAVPLSGPEFHIEPHEVYRRMRRDHGPVVAVELPGGFPAWLIIGYRELHQVTSDPLLFPRDVSLWNQWGRVPEDWPLLPMIGRPMPSIYFTAGAEHRRHLAMVEPALDAVDHFELRRACEELADRLVDRFCGRGSADLVAEFAEPLPVLALGRILGLPDTDAADLALTMKLLADGGADAQAGHARFGEHMARLVAAKKARPAGDLVSLMLADPEPFTDEEYMNDLMAITAAGHLTTADWLGSSMRLMLTDDRFAAALGGGRRSVGQAMNEVLWEEGPTSILAGRWAARDTRLADRTIRAGDMLLLGLAAANLDPHVRQSFTDGDTVPTGNNAHFAFSYGEYRCPFPAQQIAEIIARTGIEVLLDRLPDVDLAVPADQLTRRPSAFLRGMTALPVRFTPVRPVGGSS; encoded by the coding sequence ATGAGCACACCCACCGGCACCGGTGCCTGCCCGATCACCGGCGCGGTGCCGCTGAGCGGTCCCGAATTCCACATCGAACCGCACGAGGTCTACCGGCGGATGCGCCGCGACCACGGTCCGGTGGTCGCGGTGGAACTGCCCGGCGGGTTCCCGGCCTGGCTGATCATCGGCTACCGCGAACTGCACCAGGTGACCAGCGACCCGCTGCTGTTCCCGCGTGACGTCTCGCTGTGGAACCAGTGGGGCCGGGTGCCCGAGGACTGGCCGCTGCTGCCCATGATCGGTAGACCGATGCCCTCGATCTACTTCACCGCGGGCGCCGAGCACCGCAGGCATCTGGCCATGGTGGAACCCGCGCTCGACGCCGTCGACCACTTCGAATTGCGCCGTGCCTGTGAGGAACTCGCCGACCGCCTGGTCGACCGGTTCTGCGGCCGCGGCTCGGCCGACCTGGTCGCCGAGTTCGCCGAGCCGCTGCCGGTGCTGGCCCTGGGCCGCATCCTCGGCCTGCCCGACACCGACGCCGCCGACCTGGCCCTGACGATGAAGCTGCTCGCCGACGGCGGCGCCGACGCCCAGGCCGGGCACGCCCGCTTCGGTGAGCACATGGCCCGGCTCGTCGCCGCCAAGAAGGCCCGCCCCGCGGGCGATCTGGTCTCGCTGATGCTGGCCGACCCCGAGCCGTTCACCGACGAGGAATACATGAACGACCTGATGGCGATCACCGCCGCGGGTCACCTCACCACCGCTGACTGGCTGGGCAGCTCCATGCGGCTGATGCTCACCGACGACCGGTTCGCCGCCGCGCTCGGCGGTGGCAGGCGCAGCGTCGGCCAGGCCATGAACGAGGTGCTCTGGGAAGAGGGCCCGACCTCGATCCTGGCGGGACGCTGGGCCGCGCGCGACACCCGCCTGGCCGACCGGACCATCCGGGCCGGCGACATGCTGCTGCTCGGCCTGGCCGCCGCCAATCTCGACCCGCACGTGCGCCAGTCGTTCACCGACGGCGACACGGTGCCCACCGGCAACAACGCGCACTTCGCGTTCAGCTACGGCGAATACCGCTGCCCGTTCCCGGCGCAGCAGATCGCCGAGATCATCGCCAGGACCGGGATCGAGGTGCTGCTCGACCGGCTCCCCGATGTCGACCTGGCGGTGCCCGCCGACCAGCTCACCCGGCGGCCTTCGGCTTTCCTTCGGGGCATGACCGCACTGCCCGTACGTTTCACACCGGTTCGACCCGTCGGAGGTTCGTCGTGA
- a CDS encoding GTP-binding protein: protein MDFASSDSAPERALAPLRSTATHGLKIVVIGGFGVGKTTLVRSVSEIRPLDTEATMTDAGVGIDDPAGVPGKSTTTVAFDFGRITLDDEHVLYLFGAPGQQRFWFLWDRLFSGALGAIVLVDQRRIADSWYAIDRLEHQHTPFVVACNDFGGSHAPDAVRDALDLDPAVPLLMCDARSRESSKQVLIALVEHLYSAVPQGETVS, encoded by the coding sequence TTGGACTTCGCAAGCTCTGATTCCGCGCCCGAGCGCGCGCTGGCGCCGCTGCGCAGCACGGCGACGCACGGGTTGAAGATCGTCGTCATCGGTGGATTCGGGGTCGGCAAGACCACCCTGGTGCGGTCGGTGAGCGAGATCCGCCCGCTCGACACCGAGGCGACGATGACCGACGCCGGCGTCGGCATCGACGATCCCGCCGGGGTGCCCGGCAAGTCGACCACCACCGTGGCCTTCGACTTCGGCCGGATCACCCTCGACGACGAACACGTGCTGTACCTGTTCGGCGCGCCGGGCCAGCAGCGGTTCTGGTTCCTGTGGGACCGGCTGTTCAGCGGCGCGCTGGGTGCGATCGTGCTGGTGGACCAGCGCCGCATCGCCGACTCGTGGTACGCCATCGACCGGCTCGAGCATCAGCACACGCCGTTCGTGGTGGCCTGCAACGATTTCGGCGGCTCGCACGCCCCCGACGCGGTGCGCGACGCGCTGGATCTCGATCCCGCCGTGCCGCTGCTGATGTGTGACGCGCGCTCGCGCGAATCGAGCAAGCAGGTGCTGATCGCGCTGGTCGAGCACCTGTATTCGGCTGTTCCGCAGGGGGAAACGGTTTCATGA
- a CDS encoding DUF742 domain-containing protein, with amino-acid sequence MTRAGRDDDPDRFYTLTGGRAPATEDFDLVTLVVAESAPSAGMSSEQVAILDMCRAPTAVVEIAAELRLPVGVATVLLADLLHAGKITVRPPLSAAMSLDASTLEKVLVGLRKL; translated from the coding sequence TTGACCAGGGCCGGCCGTGACGACGACCCGGACCGGTTCTACACCCTGACCGGCGGGCGCGCCCCGGCCACCGAGGATTTCGACCTGGTCACCCTGGTGGTCGCCGAATCGGCGCCGTCGGCGGGCATGTCCTCGGAGCAGGTCGCGATCCTGGACATGTGCCGGGCGCCGACCGCCGTCGTGGAGATCGCCGCCGAACTGCGCCTGCCGGTCGGCGTCGCCACGGTGCTGCTGGCGGATCTGCTGCACGCGGGCAAGATCACCGTCCGGCCCCCGCTGTCGGCGGCGATGTCGCTGGACGCTTCCACCCTCGAGAAGGTGCTCGTTGGACTTCGCAAGCTCTGA
- a CDS encoding roadblock/LC7 domain-containing protein, with the protein MTTTAPSNLGWLLEKLLARTPRTRHALLLSGDGLKICHTPELDTDRADQLAAIAAGFQSLSHGASVEFGDGRGGVRQSMTEFYGGILFVVEAGSGAHLAVVAAEDADAGLVGHTMHELIEQLGEHLATQPRRGVPN; encoded by the coding sequence ATGACCACCACCGCCCCCAGCAACCTCGGCTGGCTGCTCGAGAAGCTGCTGGCCCGCACGCCACGGACCCGGCACGCGCTGCTGCTGTCCGGCGACGGCCTGAAGATCTGCCACACCCCGGAACTCGACACCGACCGCGCCGACCAGCTGGCCGCGATCGCCGCCGGATTCCAGAGCCTGTCGCACGGGGCTTCCGTCGAGTTCGGTGACGGGCGTGGCGGTGTCCGCCAGTCGATGACCGAGTTCTACGGCGGCATCCTGTTCGTGGTCGAGGCGGGCAGCGGGGCGCATTTAGCGGTGGTCGCGGCCGAGGACGCCGACGCGGGGCTGGTCGGGCACACCATGCACGAGCTGATCGAACAGCTCGGCGAACACCTGGCGACCCAGCCCCGACGCGGAGTGCCCAATTGA
- a CDS encoding sensor histidine kinase, with protein sequence MSGESAGAAGYLVLGGGIAVAAIGAVVAVFVPPAIGIPVLAATLAVALTACPAVLVALRQRARARAATAVAVETEQRLATTIAEATQRIAQAEEHATHYAWEAQENGRRGAAALAAFAGAAGRIQAMTTSMLAELREMEHRHADPRVLTDLLHIDHRTAQTGRLADSIAVLSGARTGRRWAKPIAMESILRGAMGRVAGYQRVRLRAIAEVGIAGHAAEGVMHTLAELLDNACNFSPPTTEVHVYAAEVPAGVVITIEDSGLVMSESALRRAEAAVSGRDNQGKGTDLASLSGTRLGLAVVGHLARKHELTVSYRPSAIGGTAVVVVVPRELTARAEPRSRAAAPRRTDAPLASLSRFDPPTPRERQPEGWAETVVRPVGTENPDPAVPTSPALPKRRRGDTLAKVHPDGMTGTPAADAAPAKPAALGAFQRSAPGRRPAGNGHEPGSAATAPDPMEDR encoded by the coding sequence GTGAGTGGGGAATCCGCCGGGGCGGCAGGCTATCTGGTACTCGGCGGCGGCATCGCGGTGGCCGCGATCGGCGCCGTGGTCGCGGTCTTCGTGCCACCCGCCATCGGGATTCCGGTGCTCGCGGCGACGCTCGCCGTCGCGCTCACGGCCTGCCCCGCCGTCCTGGTCGCGCTGCGTCAGCGGGCACGCGCACGGGCCGCCACCGCTGTCGCCGTCGAGACCGAGCAGCGGCTGGCCACGACCATCGCCGAGGCCACCCAGCGCATCGCCCAGGCCGAGGAACACGCCACCCACTACGCGTGGGAAGCGCAGGAGAACGGACGACGCGGCGCCGCCGCCCTGGCCGCCTTCGCCGGCGCCGCGGGCCGGATCCAGGCCATGACCACCTCCATGCTGGCCGAACTGCGCGAGATGGAACACCGGCACGCCGACCCGCGCGTACTCACCGACCTGCTCCACATCGACCACCGCACCGCCCAGACCGGCAGGCTCGCCGACAGCATCGCCGTGCTCAGCGGCGCGCGCACCGGCCGCCGCTGGGCCAAACCGATCGCGATGGAATCGATCCTGCGCGGCGCCATGGGGCGCGTCGCCGGATACCAGCGCGTGCGGCTGCGCGCGATCGCCGAGGTCGGCATCGCCGGACACGCGGCCGAGGGCGTCATGCACACCCTGGCCGAACTGCTCGACAACGCCTGCAACTTCTCCCCGCCCACCACCGAGGTGCACGTCTATGCCGCGGAAGTGCCCGCGGGCGTGGTGATCACGATCGAGGACAGCGGACTCGTGATGAGCGAGTCGGCGCTGCGCCGGGCCGAGGCCGCGGTGAGCGGACGCGACAACCAGGGCAAGGGCACCGATCTGGCCTCGCTGTCGGGCACCCGGCTCGGCCTGGCGGTGGTCGGTCACCTGGCGCGCAAACACGAACTGACCGTGTCGTATCGGCCCTCGGCGATCGGCGGCACCGCCGTGGTGGTCGTCGTCCCGCGTGAACTCACCGCCCGTGCCGAACCCCGCAGCCGCGCGGCCGCGCCCCGGCGCACCGACGCCCCGCTCGCCTCGCTGAGCCGGTTCGACCCGCCCACCCCGCGCGAGCGGCAACCCGAGGGCTGGGCCGAGACCGTCGTCCGGCCCGTGGGCACCGAGAACCCGGACCCCGCGGTCCCCACCTCGCCGGCACTGCCCAAACGACGCAGGGGCGACACGCTGGCCAAAGTCCATCCCGACGGCATGACCGGCACGCCGGCCGCCGACGCCGCACCCGCCAAACCGGCCGCTCTCGGGGCGTTCCAGCGATCCGCACCTGGTCGCAGGCCCGCCGGGAACGGTCACGAGCCAGGCAGCGCCGCCACTGCTCCCGACCCCATGGAGGACCGATGA
- a CDS encoding SGNH/GDSL hydrolase family protein, which yields MSLRTRLLALLVTALTTTALVACGTEAPPQTWSGAWAAAAQHPATAVTPNWSAAGFADQTLRQVVRLTDGGPQVRVRLSNRYGTTPLVIAGASVARGAGGAAVVAETLRPLTVGGARSFEIAPGTETASDIVTISVAAGETVTVTLYFAAPTGPATQHAQAAATSYRTTGDRTTDPASTAFTETSQSWYYLAGVDTPRPGRADDVTVAFGDSITDGYRSGLDADQRYPDQLARHLAAAGHPGAVLNAGISGNRLLTDSTVLGDSALTRFRRDVLDQPGVGTVVVLIGINDIGLGGSVGPDGQLSPEVSAERLVAGYRELITQARAAGVRVVGATLLPFAGSPYYSADKDRVRTEVNTWIRTGGAFDAVADLDRAMASPTDPTRLAEALDSGDHLHPNNSGYGVTAATVGSVLTE from the coding sequence ATGAGCCTGCGCACGCGATTGCTCGCGCTGCTGGTCACCGCCTTGACCACGACGGCACTGGTGGCCTGCGGCACCGAGGCCCCGCCGCAAACCTGGTCGGGGGCATGGGCGGCCGCCGCCCAGCACCCGGCCACCGCGGTGACACCGAACTGGTCGGCGGCGGGATTCGCCGATCAGACGCTGCGGCAAGTGGTTCGGCTCACCGACGGCGGGCCGCAGGTGCGGGTGCGGCTGTCCAACCGCTACGGCACGACACCGCTGGTCATCGCGGGCGCGAGTGTCGCCCGCGGTGCGGGCGGGGCCGCCGTGGTCGCGGAGACACTGCGACCGCTGACCGTCGGCGGGGCGAGGTCTTTCGAGATCGCCCCGGGGACAGAGACTGCCAGCGACATCGTCACCATCTCCGTCGCCGCGGGCGAGACCGTCACGGTGACGCTCTATTTCGCCGCCCCCACCGGCCCCGCCACCCAGCACGCCCAAGCCGCTGCGACCAGCTACCGCACCACGGGCGACCGCACCACCGACCCGGCATCCACCGCATTCACCGAGACGTCCCAATCCTGGTATTACCTGGCCGGTGTCGACACTCCGCGGCCCGGCCGTGCCGATGACGTCACCGTCGCGTTCGGCGACTCGATCACCGACGGTTACCGCTCCGGCCTCGACGCCGACCAGCGCTACCCCGACCAGCTGGCCCGCCATCTCGCCGCCGCCGGGCACCCCGGCGCGGTACTGAACGCGGGCATCAGCGGCAATCGGCTGCTCACCGATTCGACCGTGCTCGGCGACAGCGCGCTCACCCGGTTCCGGCGCGACGTGCTCGATCAGCCCGGCGTCGGCACCGTCGTCGTGCTGATCGGGATCAACGACATCGGCCTCGGCGGCAGCGTCGGGCCGGACGGGCAACTCTCGCCCGAGGTTTCGGCCGAGCGGCTCGTCGCCGGATACCGCGAGCTGATCACCCAGGCCAGGGCGGCGGGCGTGCGCGTCGTCGGGGCGACCCTGCTGCCGTTCGCGGGCTCGCCGTACTACTCGGCCGACAAGGACCGCGTCCGGACCGAAGTGAACACCTGGATCCGCACGGGCGGCGCCTTCGACGCGGTGGCCGATCTCGACCGTGCGATGGCCTCGCCGACCGATCCCACGCGCCTCGCCGAGGCGCTCGACAGCGGTGATCACCTGCATCCCAATAACTCCGGCTATGGTGTGACAGCCGCCACTGTCGGCAGTGTGCTGACGGAATGA
- a CDS encoding saccharopine dehydrogenase NADP-binding domain-containing protein — MRIAVYGATGHVGRFAIAELRERGIDTVAVGRDAQRLAELGTETRVAAADDHTALVTAFTGVDVVISTLPDYTGTGEGVLRAAIAAGAHYVDVAGEQLFVRRVFDEYGPLAAEAGVTLSTATTEAGIFGDLLAHLGARRLGGADEIVLSHVAAPGGEGSRGSMRTVLRNLEVFTSGGLSWTGADFRTGPQPRRDTFLLPGDTAPIEVMKFPQPSVVTIPRHTTAGSVEGVLAKSIFEVVGTVTEEHLAAAPETPAAPAAYAMVVDIHHDGRTLRGIGSGPDAYRNSAQLAVEVATRIGAGAGKPGAQAPAELFEPTEFLDALAAFGMSWTLG; from the coding sequence ATGAGGATCGCCGTCTACGGAGCCACCGGACACGTCGGCCGGTTCGCGATCGCGGAACTGCGCGAGCGCGGCATCGACACCGTCGCCGTCGGCCGAGATGCCCAGCGACTCGCCGAACTCGGCACCGAGACCCGGGTCGCCGCCGCCGACGATCACACCGCCCTGGTCACCGCCTTCACCGGCGTCGACGTGGTGATCAGCACCCTGCCCGACTACACCGGCACCGGCGAGGGCGTGCTGCGCGCCGCGATCGCGGCCGGCGCCCACTATGTCGACGTCGCGGGCGAACAGCTGTTCGTGCGGCGGGTTTTCGACGAGTACGGCCCGCTCGCCGCCGAGGCCGGGGTCACCCTGTCCACCGCCACCACCGAGGCGGGCATCTTCGGCGACCTGCTCGCCCACCTCGGCGCGCGACGCCTCGGCGGCGCCGACGAGATCGTCCTGAGCCACGTCGCCGCCCCGGGTGGGGAGGGCTCGCGCGGCAGCATGCGCACGGTCCTGCGCAATCTCGAGGTCTTCACCAGCGGCGGTCTGTCCTGGACCGGAGCGGATTTCCGCACCGGCCCGCAGCCGCGACGCGACACCTTCCTGCTCCCCGGCGACACCGCGCCCATCGAGGTGATGAAGTTCCCGCAGCCCTCGGTGGTCACGATCCCGCGCCACACCACCGCCGGATCGGTGGAGGGCGTGCTGGCGAAGTCGATCTTCGAGGTGGTCGGCACCGTCACCGAGGAACACCTGGCCGCCGCGCCCGAAACGCCCGCTGCCCCCGCCGCGTACGCGATGGTCGTCGACATCCACCACGACGGACGGACGCTGCGCGGTATCGGCAGCGGACCCGACGCCTACCGCAACAGCGCTCAGCTCGCGGTGGAGGTCGCCACCAGGATCGGCGCCGGCGCGGGCAAGCCGGGCGCGCAGGCACCGGCCGAACTGTTCGAGCCCACCGAATTCCTCGACGCGCTGGCCGCTTTCGGCATGAGCTGGACGCTCGGATGA
- a CDS encoding AraC family transcriptional regulator: MDLLSDVLATARTGSPASGMFVRHAPWGRAYPNIDSAGFHVVLQGSCWLTRPGADPIALGAGDAVFMPRGVAHELLDQLDSPVTETAGPVDVRVVDGPGAPSTLLCGSYQLAADRTHPLLAELPEVVHIPARLGTHPALRAAVDLLADELTDAGPGADAAIPPLLDLLLLYLLRAQLAESRDTAGWAAAVADPDISRSLRAIHDDPARGWTVESLGVRAGLSRAAFARRFTALVGEPPLTYLTRWRMLTAARLLRDTDHPLSTVARRTGYGSEYAFGKAFKRAFGTAPGRYRATGTPLLVAGAS; this comes from the coding sequence ATGGACCTTCTCAGCGACGTGCTGGCCACCGCGCGCACCGGCAGCCCGGCCTCCGGGATGTTCGTGCGGCACGCGCCATGGGGCCGGGCGTATCCGAACATCGACAGCGCGGGTTTCCATGTGGTGCTGCAGGGTTCGTGCTGGCTGACGCGGCCCGGCGCCGACCCGATCGCGCTCGGCGCGGGCGACGCGGTGTTCATGCCGCGCGGGGTCGCGCACGAGCTGCTCGATCAGCTCGACAGCCCCGTCACCGAAACGGCCGGGCCCGTCGACGTGCGGGTCGTCGACGGACCCGGCGCGCCGTCGACGCTGCTGTGCGGTTCCTATCAGCTCGCCGCCGACCGCACCCATCCCCTGCTCGCGGAACTGCCCGAGGTGGTGCACATTCCGGCCCGCCTCGGCACCCACCCGGCGCTGCGGGCCGCCGTCGACCTGCTGGCCGACGAACTCACCGACGCCGGTCCCGGCGCCGACGCCGCGATTCCACCGCTGCTGGATCTGCTGCTGCTGTATCTGCTGCGCGCGCAGCTCGCCGAATCCCGGGACACCGCGGGCTGGGCGGCGGCCGTCGCCGATCCCGATATCTCCCGGTCGCTACGGGCCATCCACGACGACCCCGCTCGCGGCTGGACCGTCGAATCCCTCGGCGTCAGAGCCGGTCTCAGCCGTGCCGCTTTCGCCCGCCGCTTCACCGCCCTGGTCGGCGAACCGCCGCTGACCTACCTCACCCGCTGGCGGATGCTCACCGCCGCCCGGCTGCTGCGCGACACCGACCATCCGCTGTCCACCGTGGCCCGGCGCACCGGCTACGGCTCCGAATACGCCTTCGGCAAGGCCTTCAAACGCGCCTTCGGCACGGCCCCCGGCCGCTACCGCGCGACCGGAACCCCCTTGCTGGTCGCGGGCGCCTCCTGA
- the bla gene encoding class A beta-lactamase yields the protein MTLSFRRRLAAAALALIAVAASACSTAATEATAPSSTAAAADALAFAALESTYDARLGLSVLDTGTDRVVAYREHERFPMASTFKGLACGALLQAHPLATGYFEQVIRYTAADIVVNSPETEQHIDTGMTVTALCDAAITQSDNTAGNLLLRLLGGPEGFTAFLRTLGDQVSRLDRWEPELNTAVPGDERDTTTAAALAADYRALVVGTALAEPERAQLAAWLKASRTGAKRIKAGLPADWTIGDKTGTPAYGSALDVAVAWPPGRAPLVLAVLTTRTEKDADPVNELVAEAAKTAVASLN from the coding sequence GTGACCCTCTCCTTCCGCAGGCGCCTCGCCGCCGCCGCGCTGGCGCTCATCGCCGTCGCCGCGTCGGCGTGCTCCACCGCCGCCACCGAGGCCACCGCGCCCAGCTCCACCGCGGCGGCCGCGGACGCGCTCGCGTTCGCCGCCCTGGAGTCGACCTACGATGCGCGCCTGGGCCTGTCGGTGCTCGACACCGGCACCGACCGCGTCGTCGCCTACCGCGAGCACGAACGTTTCCCGATGGCCTCCACCTTCAAGGGCCTGGCCTGTGGCGCCCTGCTCCAGGCGCATCCCCTCGCCACGGGCTATTTCGAGCAGGTGATCCGGTACACCGCCGCCGACATCGTCGTGAACTCCCCGGAGACCGAGCAGCACATCGACACCGGTATGACCGTCACCGCCCTCTGCGACGCCGCGATCACCCAGTCCGACAACACCGCGGGCAACCTGCTGCTCCGGCTGCTCGGCGGCCCCGAGGGTTTCACCGCCTTCCTGCGCACCCTGGGCGACCAGGTGTCGCGGCTGGACCGCTGGGAACCCGAGCTCAACACCGCCGTCCCCGGCGACGAACGCGACACCACCACGGCCGCCGCGCTGGCCGCCGACTACCGGGCTCTGGTCGTCGGCACCGCGCTGGCCGAACCCGAACGCGCCCAGCTCGCCGCGTGGTTGAAGGCCAGCAGGACCGGCGCCAAACGGATCAAGGCGGGGCTGCCCGCGGACTGGACCATAGGCGACAAGACCGGCACCCCCGCCTACGGATCCGCGCTCGACGTCGCCGTCGCCTGGCCGCCCGGCCGGGCGCCGCTGGTCCTGGCCGTGCTCACCACCCGCACGGAGAAGGACGCCGATCCGGTGAACGAGCTCGTCGCCGAGGCGGCGAAAACCGCGGTGGCGAGCCTCAACTGA